The following proteins are co-located in the Rippkaea orientalis PCC 8801 genome:
- a CDS encoding methyl-accepting chemotaxis protein — MTHTSPKSNPQNTNGKTPIPGKPTHHNSTGSETAEESTAPITPISEVNQLSTVITAPRLTLPVTHRTTSLDPSKLPKTWRTQQLVQWWQKLNLRSKTIVAATLMGVVPVVIVGSITYGVVHQGLTKQVLQFESTNNQELGALVNRFMRDRYFNIQELATWDIFTNPQLRTANAKKSQQAALDNFIKISPIYDSIAFFDLTGNVISQSQGTPLKNHQDRSYFQEALKSGKAVISQPLLSATEGTVNVYFAAPVKDKFSGKIVGVVRARMPVKFLQEIVKKEADLGEVSYLINKDQEIFLSSKGIYTTSINSAGKKDERGEQSTYKAIEAQQEIKAYDKLAQKNLPLSIEAGDKLVAFAPLGELDGLPNLGWNAVTTLDKSLVFAPQNQLLAALFWGTLLTAVSVGAIAVLLAERATRPLRQMVKTVKKIGEGNLEVEVPIQGQDELAVLGSSLNSMTQRLKTLIDQQSVSVEEAKVLVKVAGTVVSDSLGFDKLVNEALDQAKTILRTERIVVYQFDLDGGNGYISHESVSLGYSSAFNTDVGDRCIPHRLLQDYKQGRIVATPDVYQAGFHPEHLALMERLGIKANLVVPIVRPGQLFGLLIAHHCQQSHLWQENEIIFLKNLAEQFATSLDRLRVREQREKDNQKAEQLKEITLRMAAAVTTEKILETCVNQVRSSLNSDRVIVYRFDATWNGTIIAESVAEEFPRALGAEIRDPCFAQRYVEKYRQGRVAATPDIYNAGLTQCHLKQLEPFQVKANLVAPVLRKGKLLGLLITHQCSGTRDWEQGEINFFSQVATQVGFALERADLLEGQKLAQEKQRQAKEKLQQRALELLMEVDPVSRGDLTIRAHVTEDEIGTIADSYNATIENLRKIVTQVQQSAGVVANTTNTNESAVRALSEESHRQAEEIAAALDRLQAMTHSIRAVATNAELAQMTVQQATHTVESGEEAMNRTVDGIMAIRETVAETAKKVKRLGESSQKISKVVNLISSFADQTNLLALNASIEAAHAGEEGRGFAVVASEVRSLARQSAEATAEIEALVASIQAETNEVVAAMEAGTQQVVTGTKLVDETRKSLNQITAASVQITELVEAITKAAVEQSATSQSVTQTMTEVAAISNKTSSEAAQVSDSFKQLLDVAQTLQESVRQFKVQ; from the coding sequence CACGACTTCTCTCGATCCCTCAAAACTTCCCAAAACTTGGCGAACTCAACAATTAGTTCAATGGTGGCAAAAACTTAACCTCCGTTCTAAAACCATTGTAGCTGCCACGCTCATGGGTGTGGTTCCTGTGGTTATAGTTGGCTCAATTACCTATGGAGTCGTTCACCAAGGGTTAACTAAGCAAGTACTCCAATTTGAAAGCACCAATAACCAGGAATTGGGAGCCTTAGTTAACCGCTTTATGCGCGATCGCTATTTTAATATCCAAGAGCTGGCCACTTGGGATATTTTTACCAATCCTCAATTACGCACTGCTAACGCCAAAAAATCCCAACAGGCTGCTTTAGATAACTTCATTAAAATTTCTCCAATTTATGATAGTATTGCCTTCTTTGATCTAACGGGAAATGTTATTAGTCAATCCCAAGGAACCCCCTTAAAAAACCATCAAGATCGCAGTTATTTCCAAGAAGCTCTTAAGAGTGGCAAAGCAGTTATTAGTCAACCGCTGCTCTCAGCTACAGAAGGAACAGTTAATGTCTATTTTGCAGCCCCAGTCAAAGACAAATTTAGCGGCAAAATCGTTGGGGTTGTGCGAGCTAGAATGCCCGTTAAATTTTTACAAGAAATTGTTAAAAAAGAAGCGGATTTAGGCGAAGTAAGTTACCTAATTAATAAAGATCAAGAAATTTTCCTCAGCTCTAAAGGAATTTATACGACCTCAATTAATAGTGCCGGAAAAAAGGATGAAAGAGGAGAACAATCTACTTATAAAGCTATTGAAGCCCAGCAGGAAATCAAAGCCTATGATAAGTTAGCCCAAAAAAATCTTCCTTTGTCCATCGAAGCAGGAGATAAACTTGTTGCTTTTGCCCCCTTAGGAGAACTAGATGGCTTACCCAATTTAGGCTGGAATGCCGTTACTACCCTAGACAAAAGTCTGGTCTTTGCTCCTCAAAATCAACTGCTCGCCGCCCTATTTTGGGGGACGTTACTAACAGCAGTCAGTGTTGGGGCGATCGCGGTTCTCTTAGCTGAACGCGCTACCCGTCCTCTGCGTCAAATGGTTAAAACCGTCAAAAAAATTGGGGAGGGAAATTTGGAGGTTGAAGTTCCCATCCAAGGACAAGATGAATTGGCTGTCCTTGGGAGTAGCCTCAATAGTATGACCCAACGGTTGAAAACCTTGATTGACCAACAATCCGTCTCCGTTGAAGAAGCAAAAGTTTTAGTTAAGGTAGCCGGAACCGTTGTTAGCGATAGCCTAGGGTTCGATAAACTGGTCAATGAAGCCTTAGACCAAGCCAAAACTATTCTAAGGACAGAACGGATCGTTGTCTATCAATTCGACCTCGATGGAGGAAACGGCTATATTTCCCACGAATCCGTCAGTTTAGGCTATAGCAGTGCCTTCAATACGGATGTGGGCGATCGCTGCATCCCCCACCGCTTACTCCAAGACTATAAACAGGGACGAATCGTAGCAACCCCCGATGTCTATCAAGCGGGATTTCACCCTGAACACCTAGCATTGATGGAACGGTTAGGCATTAAAGCCAATCTCGTCGTTCCCATTGTCCGTCCGGGTCAACTTTTTGGCCTGTTGATTGCCCATCACTGCCAACAAAGCCACCTTTGGCAAGAAAACGAAATTATCTTCCTCAAGAACTTAGCTGAACAATTTGCTACCAGCTTAGACCGTCTGAGGGTCAGGGAACAACGGGAAAAAGATAATCAGAAAGCCGAACAATTAAAGGAAATAACCTTAAGAATGGCTGCTGCTGTCACGACGGAGAAGATTTTAGAGACTTGTGTCAATCAAGTACGTTCCTCCCTGAACAGCGATCGTGTCATTGTCTATCGCTTTGATGCCACTTGGAATGGAACCATTATCGCAGAATCCGTTGCCGAGGAATTTCCCCGGGCTCTAGGAGCCGAAATTCGTGACCCTTGTTTTGCCCAACGCTATGTCGAAAAGTACAGACAAGGACGAGTAGCAGCAACTCCTGATATCTATAATGCCGGATTGACCCAGTGCCACTTAAAACAACTCGAACCCTTTCAAGTCAAAGCCAATTTAGTTGCCCCAGTGTTACGCAAAGGAAAACTGTTAGGGTTATTAATTACTCATCAGTGTTCAGGAACCCGTGACTGGGAACAAGGCGAAATTAACTTCTTTTCTCAAGTTGCCACCCAAGTTGGATTTGCCTTAGAACGGGCTGATTTATTGGAAGGACAAAAACTCGCCCAAGAAAAACAACGCCAAGCCAAGGAAAAACTACAACAACGAGCCTTAGAACTGCTGATGGAAGTTGATCCCGTTAGCCGAGGCGATCTCACCATTCGTGCCCATGTCACCGAGGATGAAATTGGGACGATTGCCGATTCCTATAACGCCACCATTGAAAACCTACGGAAGATTGTAACCCAGGTGCAACAATCGGCAGGAGTCGTTGCCAACACCACCAATACCAATGAATCAGCCGTGCGGGCACTGTCCGAAGAATCCCACCGTCAGGCCGAAGAAATTGCAGCAGCCCTCGATCGCTTGCAAGCCATGACCCATTCTATTCGGGCAGTAGCAACCAATGCAGAACTCGCTCAAATGACCGTACAACAAGCCACCCACACCGTAGAATCAGGGGAAGAAGCCATGAATCGGACGGTAGATGGGATTATGGCTATTCGGGAAACCGTCGCTGAAACCGCCAAAAAAGTGAAACGGTTAGGGGAATCTTCGCAAAAAATCTCGAAAGTCGTCAACTTGATTAGTAGCTTTGCCGATCAGACCAACCTCTTAGCGTTGAACGCTTCCATTGAAGCAGCCCACGCGGGAGAAGAAGGACGAGGCTTTGCGGTAGTTGCATCAGAAGTGCGGTCCCTCGCCCGTCAATCGGCCGAAGCCACGGCGGAAATTGAAGCCCTAGTCGCCAGTATTCAAGCTGAAACCAACGAGGTTGTGGCTGCCATGGAAGCAGGGACACAACAAGTCGTCACCGGGACGAAATTAGTGGATGAAACGCGCAAGAGTCTGAACCAAATTACGGCAGCCAGTGTGCAAATTACGGAATTAGTCGAAGCCATTACCAAAGCTGCGGTAGAACAGTCAGCTACGAGTCAATCGGTGACTCAAACCATGACTGAAGTCGCGGCGATTTCTAACAAAACGTCTTCCGAAGCGGCACAAGTTTCCGACTCCTTCAAACAACTGTTAGACGTGGCTCAAACTCTGCAAGAAAGTGTGCGTCAGTTCAAAGTTCAATAA
- a CDS encoding Tll0287-like domain-containing protein translates to MTSLPSPNRQFKIPIRIIALIVLAVLTWFIVVSCGSTNAKQSHFTLQPDEISDYIFRIIKSERTIYGKYVVQRMKSENIVHASENWQQERALPLPAQMFRMTAELASENSPFSYGSMSPWSLNENNLPKTDFEKQAMQTVLDTGLPVKDYQIKDGKKYFTALYPDKAVAAACVDCHNNHPIHKQRYPDKVFQVGDVMGGILINLPLDQE, encoded by the coding sequence ATGACTTCCCTTCCTTCCCCTAACCGCCAATTTAAAATTCCCATTAGAATTATCGCCCTCATCGTGTTGGCAGTCCTCACTTGGTTTATTGTCGTCTCTTGCGGCAGTACCAACGCTAAGCAAAGTCATTTTACCCTCCAACCCGATGAGATCTCTGACTATATTTTCCGCATTATTAAATCCGAACGCACCATCTACGGTAAGTACGTTGTACAGAGGATGAAAAGCGAAAATATTGTCCATGCCTCAGAAAATTGGCAACAGGAACGAGCATTACCCCTACCTGCCCAAATGTTTCGCATGACGGCAGAACTCGCCTCAGAAAATAGTCCCTTTAGCTATGGCTCAATGTCCCCTTGGAGTCTCAATGAGAATAATCTGCCTAAAACGGACTTTGAAAAGCAAGCCATGCAAACGGTTTTAGACACAGGATTACCCGTTAAAGACTATCAAATCAAAGACGGCAAAAAATATTTTACGGCTTTGTATCCCGATAAAGCTGTAGCGGCTGCCTGTGTGGATTGCCACAATAACCATCCCATCCATAAACAACGTTATCCCGACAAGGTGTTTCAAGTGGGGGATGTGATGGGGGGAATTTTGATCAATTTACCCCTTGATCAAGAATAA
- a CDS encoding methyl-accepting chemotaxis protein, with protein MKPENIQQLSVNNKQFSGVKISPPPPLSPSPPLSTPDSRRQSRSLWQRFSDLPITQKTQLATALMVVAIGGCIGVGYASLVSSLRSQLRYQTQSQLAVTALNYQRDLEDMGLDFITQADNPTIINAAVNSAKGKPLSPELRNRLKSILDSELKIRKLEYATLVGNDGRIIVNANADRAGQVFEPKKLVNQVFKNPQQLRTSEIVPWLELTLEKPLLPEGFSSQDALIRYTITPVKLPGSQKVIGALVSGDIVNRNLSIVEQTVEAFQSVGYSAIYLHQTSTGTFSLATSFGKTEMRQPTMNLDWVPPSLLAEAVAAKGKAVSGRGLVGKRNYTFSAKALPNSQGNTVAVLVFGDPELALEQIIKQNLLLQLGLSGVALVIILGVTWAIAKAITHPIKRLEEVTEAFAQGNYQVRANDRNQDELGRLAKAFNRMAESIVTNNDRIRQETELFRFLSELQTQDFTLSVTDGENTLKPLENWFSRALAKARQLLGADRLLIYRFAPDGRGTIDYESFGSGVSSTLNQQIGDACIPAELLEAYRVDRVAMINNLSEVTLDPDHLELLTRLGVQANLVIPILNQGNLFGLLIAHQCFSPRQWEERDINFLKQLSTQFQVILNRLSLSHQQAIDARLAQSLKTITQRISGAFDLENLFAIAVNNCREALATDRVIVYCFDENWKGTVTAESVRAGYPQALGALIADPCFAERYVEKYRQGRVQATTNIQTAGLTQCHLQQLEPFGVKANLVAPIVVSEQLYGLLIAHHCESPRYWDQSAIDFMTQVAIQVGVALERANLLNEQVENLEQQRQAKERLQQQALALLMQVEPISRGDLTVRAKVTPDEIGTIADSYNATVQNLRRIVQQVQQASHQLSTTSDKNELSIQSLASEALRQVEEIAQASQKLQAMSDSIKTVAHNAQNTLEAFSQASQTVEEGEMVINQTVEGMMSIRETVTQAAEKVQHLSSASEQISKAVSLISRFAAQTHLLALKASIEAARAGEEGRGFAVIADEVRTLAAQSAEATAEIEALVSNIQGETKEVAQAMTTGREQVMIGSNLVEQTRHSLNQMVSTSEQIQQLVKSISQAAIAQSEASETVTQVMEEVSAIAHHTSSSAKSVSNSFKDLLTVAHELQTSVDQFKVN; from the coding sequence ATGAAACCGGAAAACATTCAACAGCTATCAGTAAACAATAAACAGTTCTCAGGAGTCAAAATCTCTCCCCCTCCCCCTCTCTCCCCCTCCCCTCCTCTCTCAACTCCCGACTCCCGTCGTCAGTCTCGCAGTCTATGGCAACGGTTCTCTGACCTGCCGATCACCCAGAAAACCCAATTAGCGACAGCTTTGATGGTAGTTGCCATTGGCGGTTGTATTGGAGTCGGGTACGCTTCGTTAGTCAGTAGTTTGCGTTCTCAGTTGCGCTATCAAACTCAGTCCCAATTGGCAGTAACAGCGCTGAACTATCAAAGGGATTTGGAGGATATGGGGTTGGATTTTATTACCCAAGCAGACAATCCAACCATCATTAATGCTGCTGTCAACTCTGCTAAGGGTAAACCCTTATCTCCAGAGCTTCGTAATCGTCTGAAGTCCATTCTCGATAGTGAGTTGAAAATTCGCAAGCTCGAATATGCAACGTTGGTGGGTAACGATGGCCGAATTATTGTTAATGCTAATGCTGATCGCGCGGGACAAGTTTTTGAACCCAAAAAGCTAGTTAATCAAGTTTTTAAGAATCCGCAGCAACTCCGTACCAGTGAGATTGTGCCTTGGTTAGAATTGACTCTTGAAAAACCCCTATTACCGGAGGGCTTTTCTAGTCAAGATGCTTTAATACGCTATACCATTACTCCCGTTAAACTTCCTGGTAGCCAAAAGGTCATTGGAGCGTTAGTGTCAGGGGATATTGTTAATCGCAATTTATCCATTGTGGAGCAAACCGTTGAAGCGTTTCAAAGTGTGGGCTATAGTGCCATCTATCTCCATCAAACCTCGACGGGAACTTTTTCGTTAGCTACTTCTTTTGGTAAAACGGAAATGCGACAACCGACGATGAACCTAGACTGGGTTCCTCCTTCTCTTTTGGCTGAAGCCGTCGCGGCTAAGGGGAAAGCAGTTTCTGGGCGTGGTTTGGTCGGGAAGCGCAATTATACCTTTTCAGCTAAGGCGTTACCCAATAGTCAAGGCAATACGGTAGCAGTCTTGGTGTTTGGTGATCCTGAATTAGCTCTAGAACAGATTATTAAACAAAATTTATTGCTACAGTTGGGGTTATCAGGGGTTGCCCTGGTGATTATTTTGGGGGTAACTTGGGCGATCGCTAAAGCTATTACTCATCCCATTAAACGTCTTGAGGAAGTCACAGAAGCCTTTGCTCAAGGGAACTATCAGGTACGCGCTAATGATAGGAATCAAGATGAGTTAGGACGGTTAGCCAAGGCCTTTAATCGGATGGCCGAGAGCATCGTTACCAATAATGATCGGATTCGTCAAGAAACGGAACTGTTTCGCTTTCTCTCTGAGTTACAGACCCAAGACTTTACGTTATCGGTAACAGACGGAGAAAACACTCTAAAACCCTTAGAAAATTGGTTTTCTAGGGCATTAGCCAAAGCACGGCAACTGTTGGGGGCCGATCGCTTGTTAATCTATCGTTTTGCCCCCGATGGACGGGGAACCATTGACTATGAATCCTTTGGTTCAGGGGTTAGTAGTACTCTCAATCAACAGATTGGGGATGCTTGTATTCCGGCGGAATTACTCGAAGCTTATCGGGTTGATCGGGTAGCGATGATCAATAATCTCAGTGAGGTCACGTTAGATCCCGATCACCTGGAACTCTTAACCCGATTGGGAGTTCAAGCTAATTTAGTCATTCCGATTTTAAATCAAGGCAATTTATTTGGGTTACTGATAGCTCATCAATGTTTCTCTCCCCGTCAGTGGGAAGAACGGGATATTAATTTCCTTAAACAGTTATCGACCCAATTCCAGGTCATTTTAAACCGATTGAGTTTGAGCCATCAACAAGCCATTGACGCAAGGTTAGCCCAATCTCTCAAAACGATTACTCAGCGCATTTCCGGGGCATTTGACCTAGAAAATCTGTTTGCGATCGCGGTGAATAACTGTCGAGAAGCCTTGGCAACCGATCGCGTCATTGTCTATTGTTTTGATGAAAATTGGAAGGGGACAGTTACGGCTGAGTCGGTTCGAGCGGGGTATCCCCAAGCGTTGGGAGCCCTCATCGCTGATCCCTGTTTTGCGGAGCGATACGTCGAAAAGTACCGCCAAGGTCGGGTTCAAGCTACTACCAATATTCAAACGGCCGGACTGACTCAATGTCATCTCCAGCAACTCGAACCCTTTGGGGTAAAAGCTAATTTAGTCGCGCCTATCGTCGTCTCTGAACAACTCTATGGCTTGTTAATTGCCCATCATTGTGAGTCCCCGCGCTATTGGGATCAGTCTGCTATTGATTTTATGACGCAAGTGGCTATTCAAGTCGGGGTTGCCCTAGAACGGGCGAATTTACTCAATGAACAGGTAGAGAATTTGGAACAGCAACGGCAAGCCAAGGAACGTCTACAACAGCAAGCTTTAGCATTACTGATGCAGGTTGAACCCATTAGTCGGGGTGATCTGACGGTTAGGGCAAAAGTAACCCCCGATGAAATTGGCACGATCGCCGACTCCTATAATGCGACGGTACAAAACCTGCGACGCATTGTTCAGCAAGTTCAGCAAGCTTCCCATCAACTGTCCACCACTAGCGATAAGAATGAACTCTCGATTCAATCCTTAGCCAGTGAGGCTTTACGTCAGGTGGAAGAAATCGCTCAAGCGAGCCAAAAATTACAGGCAATGAGTGATTCAATTAAAACCGTGGCTCATAATGCTCAAAATACCCTCGAAGCTTTCTCCCAAGCCAGTCAAACCGTTGAAGAAGGGGAAATGGTGATTAATCAAACCGTTGAAGGGATGATGTCCATTCGAGAAACGGTGACGCAAGCAGCCGAAAAAGTACAACACCTCTCGTCAGCGTCTGAGCAAATTTCTAAGGCCGTGAGTCTGATTAGCCGTTTTGCGGCTCAAACCCATTTATTAGCTCTGAAAGCGTCCATTGAAGCTGCTAGGGCCGGCGAGGAAGGACGAGGCTTTGCGGTGATCGCCGATGAGGTCCGTACCTTGGCTGCCCAGTCGGCGGAAGCGACGGCGGAAATTGAAGCGTTGGTGAGCAATATTCAAGGGGAAACCAAAGAAGTCGCCCAAGCGATGACCACGGGACGGGAACAAGTGATGATTGGCTCCAATTTGGTTGAACAAACCCGTCACAGTCTTAATCAAATGGTTTCTACCAGTGAACAAATTCAACAGTTGGTGAAATCTATTTCTCAAGCGGCGATCGCCCAATCTGAAGCCTCTGAAACCGTTACCCAAGTGATGGAAGAAGTTTCCGCGATCGCTCACCATACCTCCTCTTCTGCTAAATCCGTTTCTAACTCCTTCAAAGACTTATTAACGGTCGCTCATGAACTCCAAACCAGTGTGGATCAATTTAAGGTCAATTAG
- a CDS encoding hybrid sensor histidine kinase/response regulator: MINPDIRDGAYQFFIEEAPELLEIIESGLLTLRDDRTKPKVHEIMRAAHSLKGGAASVELDTIKLLAHRLEDIFKAFYDETVEIDQELETWLLHAYDCLKDPLMEQIETGSFDETLALEKAMPILARIEERLGDSLTQGEQYIPSSEDLGIDIVSSIFEVDVAQGLDHLTNLVTNPQDYDLVGELRTQAEVFQGFGELLNLPGLGAIAQTVLTAIEINGDHALTIAQLALGDFQTSYHQVLHQGDRTHGGQPSPELLTWTQLESVEANSSFSVQQSEGIEIEPKIALPSPEIKRFSLDNLFEDNDEEQLNEMGFGFSDLDFLTFEAENQGSEAITTIQSEPFVEPHELSFGTPALEDVFSHVIDSSLEEPIINSTEQEESTLLDSPSLEDVFGGVELMESFDSTVLPPSEIPDSREDLDQIVQSVEAIFNELPPLAEVEISPHSPHPSHTPHPSHTPHPSHTPHPSHTPQTPLPLSSSSPPSEREKTPSKARTQTLKGNLSVKVDLDRLERMNNLIGELAINRNSLSLQNEQLQGGVKELLHRFRYFQQMTGKLREVADEMLVAPERYSVGVNGRSSLRATPRGGLTTDFDSLEMDSYGGLYSLLQTVLDEMVQLEESVDDIVLFARSSNQTLDQQGQMLTNLRDELMWARMLPLSEVLNRFPRILRNLSSNYHKKVKLNLHGTGVLVDKAALEKLYDPLLHLLRNGFDHGIESPEIRRQLGKSEVGQIDIRAYHQGNQTIIEITDDGRGINLDQVAQKAVEAGLIRPEQVQTISKEQLQHLIFEPGFSTATQVSELSGRGVGLDVVRDQLRTLKGSVSVSSVYGQGTTFTLRLPLTLTIAKLLVCLVEQEGGSKTAIALPSDSIEEILMPEDDQIKKSGNARFLHWQSQIIPIYPLGDLLNYGCVFSSGFTSKALQAVSNPVEWGLPLLILRRGQQLYALEASRLVTEQELVVKPFGSAITPPSYTYGCTILGDGTLIPVVNGSILIEQSLDPTPKRESGRPPLTTHDSLVATPMILVVDDSAALRRTLALTLQKAGYRVLQARDGREALEQLQQSSGIQLVICDVEMPNMNGFEFLGKRRGYDNLMQIPVAMLTSRSSEKHRQLATHLGANAYFTKPYIEQQFLDQIKHLININY; the protein is encoded by the coding sequence ATGATTAATCCTGACATCCGCGACGGAGCTTATCAATTTTTTATCGAAGAGGCTCCAGAACTCCTAGAAATTATCGAATCTGGTCTACTGACCCTCAGAGACGATCGCACTAAACCGAAGGTTCATGAGATTATGCGAGCGGCTCACTCCCTCAAAGGGGGAGCCGCTAGTGTGGAACTCGATACCATTAAACTCCTTGCCCATCGTCTAGAGGACATTTTTAAGGCTTTCTATGACGAAACCGTGGAAATTGATCAGGAGTTAGAAACTTGGTTGCTACACGCTTATGACTGTCTTAAAGACCCTCTGATGGAACAAATTGAGACGGGAAGTTTTGATGAAACCTTAGCCTTAGAGAAGGCTATGCCGATTTTAGCGAGGATTGAGGAGCGTTTAGGAGATAGTCTGACTCAAGGGGAGCAATATATTCCCTCTAGTGAGGATTTGGGAATTGATATTGTTTCGTCGATTTTTGAGGTAGATGTCGCTCAGGGATTGGATCATCTTACTAATCTAGTGACGAATCCCCAAGACTATGATCTCGTAGGGGAATTACGCACCCAAGCGGAGGTATTTCAGGGGTTTGGGGAGTTACTCAATTTACCTGGGTTGGGTGCGATCGCCCAAACAGTATTAACGGCCATTGAAATCAATGGAGATCACGCTTTAACCATTGCGCAACTAGCTCTAGGGGATTTTCAAACCAGTTATCATCAAGTGCTTCATCAAGGCGATCGCACTCATGGGGGACAACCTTCTCCTGAGTTATTAACTTGGACTCAATTGGAGTCAGTAGAAGCAAACAGCAGTTTCTCTGTACAGCAGTCAGAAGGGATAGAAATTGAGCCGAAAATTGCTCTACCCAGTCCAGAGATTAAACGCTTTTCCCTGGATAATTTGTTTGAAGACAATGATGAGGAACAGCTTAATGAAATGGGTTTTGGTTTCTCAGACTTAGATTTCTTAACGTTTGAAGCGGAAAATCAAGGGTCAGAAGCTATTACGACGATTCAATCAGAACCTTTCGTAGAACCTCATGAACTTTCTTTCGGTACTCCTGCTTTAGAAGACGTTTTCAGTCATGTTATTGATAGTAGTCTTGAAGAACCCATCATCAATTCCACAGAACAAGAAGAGTCAACGCTTCTCGACAGTCCTTCTTTAGAGGATGTCTTTGGGGGAGTTGAACTGATGGAGAGTTTCGACTCAACGGTTCTACCACCGTCTGAAATCCCAGATTCTAGAGAAGATCTTGACCAGATAGTCCAATCAGTGGAAGCCATCTTTAATGAACTTCCTCCCTTAGCTGAAGTTGAAATATCTCCCCATTCTCCCCACCCTTCCCACACTCCCCACCCTTCCCACACTCCCCACCCTTCCCACACTCCCCACCCTTCCCACACTCCCCAAACTCCCCTCCCCCTGTCCTCCTCTTCCCCACCTTCCGAACGCGAAAAAACCCCCTCAAAGGCTAGAACTCAGACCCTTAAAGGCAATCTTTCGGTTAAGGTCGATTTGGATCGTCTGGAACGGATGAATAATTTAATTGGGGAATTAGCCATTAATCGTAATAGTCTATCCCTACAAAATGAGCAATTACAAGGGGGAGTTAAAGAATTACTGCACCGTTTCCGCTATTTCCAACAGATGACGGGAAAATTAAGGGAAGTAGCCGACGAAATGTTAGTGGCTCCTGAACGCTATAGTGTAGGGGTCAATGGTCGTTCAAGTCTACGAGCAACGCCAAGAGGGGGTCTAACAACGGATTTTGACTCCTTGGAAATGGATTCCTACGGGGGACTCTATTCTTTGTTACAAACGGTTCTGGATGAGATGGTTCAGCTTGAAGAATCCGTTGATGATATTGTTCTGTTTGCTCGCTCTTCTAATCAAACCCTTGATCAACAGGGTCAAATGCTCACCAATCTGCGTGATGAGCTAATGTGGGCGAGAATGTTGCCGTTATCGGAGGTCTTAAATCGATTTCCACGGATTTTACGCAATCTTTCTAGTAACTACCATAAAAAAGTTAAACTGAATCTTCACGGAACGGGGGTTCTAGTCGATAAGGCGGCCTTAGAAAAACTCTATGATCCCTTACTCCATCTGTTGCGCAATGGTTTTGATCATGGGATTGAATCCCCAGAAATCCGCCGTCAGTTGGGTAAATCAGAAGTCGGACAAATCGACATTCGTGCCTATCACCAAGGAAATCAAACGATTATTGAGATCACCGATGATGGACGGGGGATTAATCTCGATCAAGTCGCTCAAAAAGCGGTTGAAGCGGGATTAATTCGACCAGAACAGGTTCAAACCATTAGTAAAGAACAATTACAACATCTGATTTTTGAACCAGGATTTTCTACCGCTACTCAAGTCAGTGAATTGTCGGGACGGGGAGTGGGATTAGATGTGGTTAGGGATCAACTGCGTACCCTAAAAGGGTCTGTATCGGTGAGTTCAGTATACGGTCAAGGGACAACGTTTACATTACGTCTTCCTCTTACCTTGACCATCGCTAAATTGTTGGTCTGTTTGGTGGAACAAGAAGGAGGGTCTAAGACGGCGATCGCTCTTCCGTCTGATAGTATTGAAGAGATTCTCATGCCTGAAGACGACCAAATTAAAAAATCAGGCAATGCTCGCTTTTTACACTGGCAATCCCAAATTATCCCCATTTATCCCCTCGGAGATCTTCTGAACTATGGTTGTGTCTTTTCTTCAGGGTTTACCAGTAAAGCTCTTCAAGCGGTTTCTAACCCGGTAGAGTGGGGTTTGCCTCTGTTAATTCTCCGTCGGGGACAACAACTTTATGCACTCGAAGCTAGTCGTCTGGTGACGGAACAGGAATTGGTGGTTAAACCTTTTGGGAGTGCGATCACACCACCGTCCTATACCTACGGTTGTACGATTTTGGGGGATGGAACCTTAATTCCAGTGGTGAATGGCAGTATTTTGATCGAACAATCCCTCGATCCTACCCCTAAACGGGAATCAGGACGGCCACCACTGACAACTCACGATTCTTTAGTAGCCACTCCGATGATTCTAGTGGTGGATGATTCGGCTGCTTTACGGCGAACTTTGGCATTAACCTTACAAAAGGCAGGATATCGGGTATTACAAGCAAGAGATGGACGAGAAGCTCTTGAACAGTTGCAACAAAGTTCTGGTATTCAATTGGTTATCTGTGATGTGGAAATGCCAAATATGAACGGGTTTGAGTTTTTGGGTAAACGTCGAGGTTACGACAATTTGATGCAAATTCCTGTGGCGATGTTAACCTCTCGTAGCAGTGAAAAACATCGTCAATTAGCGACCCATTTGGGAGCAAATGCTTACTTTACTAAGCCTTATATTGAACAACAATTTTTAGACCAGATCAAACACCTGATTAATATTAACTATTAA